The genomic DNA TAGGTAGTATGCTCTTTTTTATTGAAACTTTCATTTTTTATTGAAGAGTGTCTATCCCCTATTTCAGACATTATTTTTCCTAATTCATTCGTTAAATAATTAATATTAACAGAATCTATTTTCGTATTAATAGCCTGTTTTAAATTATTAATAGATGCATCATAATTATAATTTGATAATTTTGTATACGAAGATTTTGTTTCTAAAATTTGTTTAAACTCATCGATATCTGCTATAGCTTCTTCTTTGCTAATGTGTTTTACTATCTTTTTTTTAACCTTATTTTTCTTATTATATAATAATACTTTTTTTCTATTCTCTGCTGTAAAAGTCCCTGTATATTTCTTAGAAACACCATTTTTAGACAATTGTAAAGAAACTTTCTCAGTGACTTGGTAGTCTTTCATAGAATGCAATACGCTACCCAAATCTTCAGAAAAACGTTTTTTCCATTTGTTGCCAAAATTCTCTTTGCAAAAACGTAATAATACGTCTTTTGTAAAATGGTCTAATTTTTCAAAATGATACCATTCTTCTTCAAATTTTACGATAGGTTCTTCAGCTTCCCATTTAACAGCTGTAAAAGGAGATGCTCTTTCTATGTTTATTTTTTGAGCAAAAATTGTTGTAGATATTCCTAAAAAAAGGATAAAAAATAGATTTTGTAGTTTCATATAAATTTTATTTTAAAATAATTGAAGGCAAACATAGTTTAGCTCTAGAGTTGAAAAAAATAAAATCGACAAACACTAGTTCTTAATAGATAACGTCTAGTTTATACTCGACTTAACAAAACAGTATTTTTATATATTTACACAAAATCTTTTAATAAACAATATGCTGCAATTATCACATAAAACGATACAAACAATTAAAACCGCTTTTCATATCATTTTAATTACTGCTATAACTTTTCAGCTTTTAAGTAAAGCTTTTTTCTCATTACCAAATGATTGGCTTTTCTTTTTGACAAGTGGCGCAGTAGAAAATTTTGTATTCACATTAATTGCTTATCTCTTTTATTATTTCGTATTAAAATTAAACGGTATTTGGAAAAAAACAGGTTTTGTTATCCTCTTTATTATAATATTAATAGCATTAGCAGTACTTAAAGAGTATAGAATACATAATAGTATTGCAGCTCAACAAACTTTTGAATATTTTAAAAGCTTTTTAGGGTTAACACTTCTATTTTATTTAAGTATCTATTTTGTAAATCGCTTAGAATATTTAAATCGCTATAAAAAGTTAGAAAAAGAATTAAACCAAGCTAAATCACAATTATTACGACAACAATTCAATCCACATTTTTTATTTAATGCATTCAATTCATTGTATAGCATGTCTTTAAAGAATCATTCAAAAACACCCGATACTATTTTAAAATTATCTGGAATGATGCGTTATTTAACAGATGATACTATAATAAATAAAGTTAGACTGTCTAAAGAAATTGAATTTATAGAGCAATATATTGCCATTGAAAAAATACGTTTTGGTGAGGGATCAAACATAAATTTCAATATAGAAGGAAATTCTAATAATGTCTATATAGCACCTTTATTATTAGTTACTTTTGTAGAGAATGCATTTAAACATGGGTTTTATACCAACAACTCTAATAGTTTTGTTGCTATTTTAATGCGAATTTCAGATACTATTTTAGAATTTGAGGTTAAAAATAGTATTCAACAAAAACAACATTTTCAGGAAGAAACTAGAAAAGGGAAAGGTTTAGAAAATGTAAAAGAAAGATTAAAAATTACCTATCCTAAAAAGCACGATTTAAAAATAATGAATGCTGAAAACAATTTTCAAATTAACTTAAAAATAGAATTAGCCTAATGTATACCGTTATAATTATAGATGATGAACCTTTGGCTATTGATGTGCTAACTCATTATTTAAAACGTTTTAATA from Polaribacter sp. ALD11 includes the following:
- a CDS encoding sensor histidine kinase translates to MLQLSHKTIQTIKTAFHIILITAITFQLLSKAFFSLPNDWLFFLTSGAVENFVFTLIAYLFYYFVLKLNGIWKKTGFVILFIIILIALAVLKEYRIHNSIAAQQTFEYFKSFLGLTLLFYLSIYFVNRLEYLNRYKKLEKELNQAKSQLLRQQFNPHFLFNAFNSLYSMSLKNHSKTPDTILKLSGMMRYLTDDTIINKVRLSKEIEFIEQYIAIEKIRFGEGSNINFNIEGNSNNVYIAPLLLVTFVENAFKHGFYTNNSNSFVAILMRISDTILEFEVKNSIQQKQHFQEETRKGKGLENVKERLKITYPKKHDLKIMNAENNFQINLKIELA